The Tribolium castaneum strain GA2 chromosome 3, icTriCast1.1, whole genome shotgun sequence sequence CGGAGGAGGTATCCGCCTTTGACTTGCTTGTTGGCAACGTCTACAAAGGAAATGAAATTTCGTCAACGCATTTGATTGATTTCCAACGGAAAATTCAAAAGTGTGTCACTCGAAAAGGTAAATAACCTTTGATCCGCATTTGCGCAATTGAGGCACAACCTGGCGACCTAAATATGCATTTTTCgattggaaaataataaataatgcgGTCAAAAAATTGACTTGCCGGtgattgataataatttttattttccttcgTTAAAtcaacattgaaaaaaaattgttccagTTTCGTTTAAACTTATTAAGTGTTACGAAAAATCTGTGTGTGTGAAATAACCTCGTTCAACTCACTGTTTTCCTGTTGTGCGTTTTGTAAGGGAGGATGCCCTCGGGACATACACAACGTAAACATATTGAGCACTGATGAACACTGTCGTTTGGTACAGACAGGATCACACCCAGACATGCGTCGCGACGCCGCCGCTGCCGCCCCTCTCAATGCACTTTTCGCTAATTTATCAATGAAACCACCACCTCCAATCAATCTTTATTTACTCCCTTTTTTCCTTACTTTTCCTCTGACAACAACAACCGCAAATTTTCCTAATAACAAACCCGACAATACCAACAACCActagcaaaaataaaaccacaaACAGCGCCACGTCCAGCATCAGGTACTGGTACCAGGGCAGGTAACTGCCCAGATTTCGCAAATGCGGGGCGCCTTTGTGCCGGATCACGTGCTCCACCCAGAAAACGGCCGTGTCCATGGGCGACATGGGCTGGTCGTGCAGGAGTTGGGAGCGCTTTTTCGCGTTTTCCTGGTATTTGGGGTTGGTTAAGATCTCGTCCAAGGCTTTGGTTAAGGTGGCTTCGTCCAAATCGGCCAACTCTAACTGGACGGCGTATCCGGAGGAGACGGCGTTGGGGATGTTTGCTTTCTGGTCACCGAAAATTGGGATTCCCAGGACTGGGACCCCATGGTGTAGCGCTTCAATGGTGCTCAAGAGGCCACCATGGGTTAtgaacaatttcaaatttgggtGGCCTAAAATTTTGGTACCATTGTTTTTTGTGTGCagctattaaattaaatacagtgAGCGGCAAAACTAtggaataattttataaatgttaagtttttttaagtattcgtttcgttttatttaatgtaGTTTCTTTCTTTACGtaacagaaatttttattttttgagtgacgcttaaatttgaaataaataaataaataaataaatattgttttatttgttaccTCGTTAAGTAAAGTCTaagattttttgctttaagttgttttgtttgtattttaagatcaaaaataaaaaatttcgtttaaaatttttttcagttttattacTGCATTAAATGTTccagtgaaaaaataagagaggctatgtattattttattagaatcAAAATTAAGAGTAATgaagtttttgtaaaacagtAAATATCTTTAGAAAACGAAGaagaaataatgtaataaaaaaagaaaaaataaacaatgaaaataaaaaatataatacataaaaaatacgtcTTTCGGTTTGGAATTGGGTAAAAAAAGCTTTTGAAGTTaaagacaaattaaaaataatagctcTTATTTACGTCTTTACTGCTGAAGCTAATGAAGATCAGGATATGTTATGGaacaataaatataaacaaaattacaaatatttagaGCACAcaccgatttaaaaaatatatgaataaaaaaatcttaacaaaaatattttaatcttGATTTTGGTATagtatttaacaataattagaaaatgttgttaaaaatgtgaaaattaccaaaaagtTTATTCCAATTCTTTTAGCTGCAATAAcataattaaagttttattttttattatacattatttgattattttgtgttttttttgtcgtAGACAAGTacccattttaaatttaatgatattttaaacAGTAATTAATCCAggaacagcataataaattattagataatttttttagtaattattcaaaaattatttgttcttAGATTTAAAATAGCCCAGCTTTtcaagtaaaacataaaatgttagaaaaacaaaaattttattaattctatgATTGcttgttaaagaaaaaatgtatttaacaaaaatccaagcagtcaaattttattatggtaaaaaatattaacaatattaaCGCCACCTAACAGCGTTACCTAATGGTGGTGTCTcttggtttttaattttctgcacattttttacgaacttaattaaaatctacaacGATCGTACCATTTGTtcagttgaaaatatttttaacatagtctatttttataatttctcattttttacTGTAATAAATGTTCACAAatcttttcaattatttacacCTTTTGTGTGAGatagttttttttcaactatatacaatcattaaaaaaatattttttgttataagtAGGTTaagaatgttaaaaaaacatagctttacGAAAATGGCATATCGAACTATGAtttctacttaaaaaaattctaactttaTGTTATGCTAAAcgaatggttaaaaaaatcgctgaccacattgttaaattttttgtatcttttttttcgaatgtacatttcttataataagtgtggtggaaattttatatgattttgttaaaatgacaaattttattttgacccTAAAAATAAACTCGAGGATGtgtaaaataatgaaatgaaataatggaataaaataataaaataaaaaaaataaaaatttgtctaTAGGTCTTAACATTGTCACAAAGTTGGTCTGAAAATTGAATataaatgagaaaactttttttgttaaatataaaattttgtttgttttcactggtattaaaatttacgttttctacttttaaagtttttttgaacatttaattttttggtattgtctaaaaaaattcgaatggaaaaaatttcaagtgtatttaaaaatgatgttgattttcaaaaaaaaatttacttgtttGAGCATTTTTGCCACAACTAACttcaattttaatgaaattattctATAATTTTGCCTTCAATGTCCAATAAAATTTGGGGCCTTATTACCTAGAATGTCATTTTGTGGAAACCACTTGCGGATCAAGACATTGTCTGGTTTGTTTTCCAAATTATCATCCTCCCATTTCCACAAAACTTTGTGCGGAATTTTGGCAAACGCTTTAAGAATTTGTTGCTGTTTCTCTTTCGGAAGTAAGACACTTTTCATGTTAGACCCAAGACTGAAATAAACCACTCCATGTTTGGCCTCATCCATATATTTCTGGAGATCAGTTGGTAGTTTTCGTGCTTTTTGGACGTGAAACCCACCGACTGGAATCACATTAGGGACGAAAGGTCTCGGAGATTCAAAACTGTAATGTCCGTTGGACAAAACCAAAGCCACAGTGTCTTTCAATTCGTCGAGACTTGGCgcattttcgaaatatttttccaaGAGAGCTTGGTGGTACTTGGCGTTGGTGTGACCCACCACGTTGTAGGCGATGGTAACGAGCCCATTGACCATCCGTTGGAAGAACGTCATGTTGGGCGGGAAGGGCAACATGGCGTTCGGGATGTAAGATGGCGGGGCTGGGTTTCCCACGATGTAGTTGGCCAAATGGGTGGTTCCATGGGAGGCTATGGGGATGATGGGTGCGTTGAAGAGCTTCCCATACATTAAAATTGCACCGTTCATGAACCAGTCAATTATGATAACGTCGAATTTTGTTCCGGATTTTAGCAACTTGGCCATTTCGGTGTGGTTGAGGGTGAGCTCGGTTTGGGCTCTTGTTAACTCAAGCACGTCGTTGACGCCAACCAGGGCATGGCCTTTGTTCATTTTCATAAACATACTCTCTCTtgctgcaaaaattaattaaaaaagaaaatgagaaattttgatttttcgagCGTTATACACGTCTTTCATGCAAAAGTTCATTTATAttggttttacaaaataatttatagtaTGTATCTGGTGATAAAAGATGTTCAGTTAagcataataaaataaattcagatttttttcaaacaacgtaatttttaatcttttttttgcagttttttattccaatgTTGTTGGACTTAATTATTGTCGAACTTGGAAGTTTGTACTTTGTACACTATAAAACATAaagaatcaataaaaaaacaaacatataAAAAACATGCTACTATatgctcaaaaaaaaacaatattaatagtattaatggaaaagtaattaaaaatagtatattttaatttttggcctgtttaagtcaaataaataaaaggttttaatttaaaaaatgtgctaaacagttgaaaaaaagataatgattgagaaaaatttttgcaaaattaaaatttcttttcaCTCATAAAACCAGCTAAATTTAGGGAAACATCACAACAACgttattttcgaattttattaACGTAAAATTCTCTAAcaagaagacaaaaaaaaataatacaatttttagaCTGTTTGAATTAAATGTTGTGATAAAAATAAggttttaatttaagaaaatgtgcctaacatttgaaaaagacaacaataatgtttgaagaaaaattttagaaaactagCTAAATTTAAAGTAACATCACAACAACGTTATTTTAGAATTGTATTAGAAACTTTTCGccatttaaagaaaaattaaatattatttaaggTACAATTGTGACAATTctaattttctcatttttccatttcgtcaaaaattaaaaaagaaaaaaattggttttaaacGTCTTTTActaatcaattatttattttttttagcaaaatttttagcAGTCGAGTCAAAACTGTTTAAAGAATCCGAAGAACCAACTTGgtctgaatttttattttcttatctggcaataaaagaatatcaacattacaatagcaaaaaattaaaagcaatttGCCTACTTTacgtaaaattgtttaaaaattttaaatctgtttttatttttgttctatgattcgtagttttggagatattgGACGAAATACtgtcgattttaatttttccataaacgctaataaaaaaagcattattatatattatttaataatacatttaatttaaagtaTACAGTGTGTTTCAGAAATGAACTAGAATACAAACTTAAATTTGAATTCACTTTTTATAACTGATGGTTTTGACCTAAAAACTTTACTTATTGGTGAAATTTGGttagtatttaaaataacttgatttttttaataagaacattctttattaaaaaaatattaaacaaaaactaaaaatattataaaagtatatattttttcggCACACTGGAATCAAGAAGtttgttaaagctgacaaagttaaaaattaaaaatggcacacccttcgttttattttcttatctaAAAACTtactaactaaaaaaaatattttaatacataTTTAATAACCATTCagttaacttaattttaatttaacttaatttCTCTGAAAGATATAAgtcacaaaaatgaagacaaaaatgacattatttggATCTACTTGGATAAATTATATTGATTTTAAACACAAACCtcacttatattttttgaaattttctcaaaCAATGATTAAATTAGATTATTCTGAAATATAAACCACaccctaaattttaaaattttcttaaaattgtcTCTGATTTAATCTTGATTTTATCTGGTTTTCTTTAGTCTCTCCTAATTTTCTCTagattttctcaattttttaaaaatggatttttataatttcttttgaatttcgcataatttttttattttagtacaccaatattttttgcagtttATGCATTAGATTAGACGTCCTTTTGCCATATTTAGAGTGATCTAGCTtactttttgagaaaaagaaaactatttctttgtatgattttattaaaacacaaggagaaattttttaattacatacaATTTAGACATATCGAAAATTATcagaaaattataatatttttaactaaaaacttatttattttatcagatttttttctaataaaataaaaaatttgcaataacCAAGTTACAAAAAGCTtgaaattgatgttttttctTGGTATTTGATTTTTACCTATTTGATCTTCCAAAATACCGGTCAAGTGAATATCGGTATAATTCGGGAACGGTTCCTTGAGTGGAAACGGACTAGCCATCGTTACATTATGCCCCCTCCTGGCCAATTCTTTCAGGAGCATTTCGCCAAGAATGTGGTGACTTTTCCCCGCGTGAAAATACAACCCCAGAATATTGGCACTATTGccataattaacaaaaaacacgAACAAAATCACTTTGGACCACATTTTCCCTTGGACTGGAATCACTTACAGTGATTGAATTTTGATTCACTCTTAATCTAATAACACTCGAAACGTTACGAAATTCAATACCCACTTGTCGAAGATAAACGATTTGATTTGATAGTGAGAGTAACAAatcttgtttaatttaaaaccagTCACcatgaagttatttttaatttcgctctGTTTCGCATTTGCCCAAAGCGCAAAAATTCTGGGGGTGTTCAACCATGCGGGGGCCAGTCACACATCCATTGGTAAAGTgctattgaaaaatttggccAAGAGGGGGCACCACGTTACCATGATCAGTTCCTACCCAATGGACGAACCAGTGGATAACTACAGGGATATTTTCCTTTATGAAAATTTGGAAGATTTCAAACGTGAGTCCATTTTTGGGTTTCCCCCATAATCAGTTTTTTCCAGAACGTGAAAAAATGTACTTCACTAAAGACAAAACCAACGAATTGGAGACGCTAAGGAACATGACGTTAACTCACACCGAAAACACTTTTACCAACCCCCAAGTGAAAGAACTTCTCGAGTCAAATGAGACTTTTGATTTGGTGATAATTGATTGGTTTTTCAACGAAGCTTCGCTTATTTTCGGCCACCGGCTCAAAGCGCCGGTGATTTACGTGTCGGCGTTTGGAAATATGCTGTTTCTGAACGACTTTACGGGAAATACTTTACCGTATTCTTACGTCCCGGGTGCTGCATTGTCCACTAGTGACGAAATGTCCTTTAAACATCGGGTGGTAATGACTTTACTGAACTTGGGCTATAATTTAGTGCTTCCCTGGCGGAATCAAGCCCAGTATGAGATTCTCAAGCGCCATTTCGTTGATCCTCCAAGTATTGAAGAACTTAAAGAAAATATAGCGCTGGTTTTGGCCGTTTCTCACTTCAGTTTTGAGACTTCAAGACCTTACACACCCAGTGTTGTACCAGTGGGTGGTTTCCACATCGACGAATTGAAACAATTACCCAAAGTAATCACGTCATAATTAAtcatttggaattatttttggGTCCGTAGGACTTGGAAAAATTTCTCAATAGTGCCAAAAACGGGGCGATTTTTTTCAGTCTCGGGAGTCAAATAAAGTCGActaatcttgaaaaaaacacttttgcaAGCATAGTCAAAGCTTTGGGTAAACTACCACAGAAAATATTGTGGAAGTACGAAAGCGACGACTTTATTAATTTGcccaaaaacataaaaatcgtCAAGTGGGCACCGCAGTTGGAAATTTTGGGTAAGCCaactaatttttgtgttatttgtttttttggcatttttttatttttgcagcgCACCctaatgttaaattgtttatttctcACTGTGGCACTTTAAGTTTCATTGAATCGATTCATTTCAATAAACCCTTGCTTTGTCTTCCCTTTAACGGGGACCAGCTCACGAACGCAGCCTTTGCTCGGTCGAGACAGTTTGGGGCTCACATTTCTCCAGATGAAATCACAGAAGAcagtctgtttaataaaaccaCAGAAGTGTTAACTAACCCATTGTAAGTCGctacttagaaaaaaataacagagCGTTGGAATTTTTTCCAGATATCGGAAGCAAATGAATTTTCACTCGTCTTTGCTGCGAGAGCAGCCCATGAAACCAATGGATTTGGCCATTTTTTGGGTGGAACATGTGATAAATCACCGAACTGGTgatcatttaaaaactttcGCTACGAAGCTTCCGTGGTATAAATATTATCTTGTCGATGTTATTGGGTTTTTTCTGGGTgtggtttttattgttgttaaaattgtgttgtttttaattaagtttgttgTTCGAAGGGTGAGTAGGTTGTCTAAGAGTGAAATTAAGgcgaaaaatgattaaaatttgtagaatgttttttgaatttattgttGGATTTTTTGTCTTGgaagttattattttattattctttgaaataaaaatttattgcagtgATGATTTGTGATTATTGATTATTTAACCTTTATGTGGAAGCCATGAGCGTTTGCAATAAAACTTTGTCAGAGtgagttcaattttttttatttctatgaagATATgaccattaaaaatttaagcaaaaaaaaaattaaaattttagatctcgtgaaaaagttggtataatacagaaaataaaccgctgaatttaatggaacaaaccgcattgctctacgacttttagtttttgagttatgaatttttttaatatttttcagtatgacaaatggctaccctaaatttaggcaaaaaattttaaatttttaattcttgtgaaaaattgatataatatgtaaaatgagccgtagaattcaatggaacaaaccgcaattctctacgacttttagttttttttttatgaatttttttagtgaaaaactttgatcgcctctgtagccggaaccgttgcccagAGCGGCTCCggatttggtcgaaaaaatagataaaattaagcgctatcagacggttttttgttcgttgctctaagtcttacagtttccgagaaaaacgccaaaaaaggtttccattttcactttttttcaattttcaactgCCAATTACgacgaaactattaaagatatcgagaaactgaaaaatggagaataaccggaataaaaaactcaacAAAATAACATagaactcaaggcgatatctcgcaaaaaatttttcaattttcaaacgccgattacggccaaactaaaagagctagaagaaaacggtttgttccatcgtaaagagcacatcaaaatctataagatagaataggttttatttgattttaagacactttaaaaattgtccgattttaaggggggggtgttaacttttttttaattttttttattttctcatttacggataaactattctaaaaagtggaactgttttgatccatacctatgcaaaatgatccggggaatcgattggcatcgagaaaattgccaaattcccaatagttttttagttataaattttttaaaattttaccaatttttgcatttagcagcaatttgctcgaaaactattagtcggagaacaataatcttttttgaaaaaaatagataatttaaagagctttccaacgataatacactttatagggttatctctaacagttccggagctattgctcgacaaatattccgggtacccaaaatcgacaaaaactgcgacgaaaattgaaaaaatcaaacatcaaaaaatcgaacatttggactttttgtggacttttaacaactttagtgggttgttaagacatgtagaagtccataaaaatttgctgaagttagtttaaaaaaaaaaaaatttttcacctttttgaagggACTGTATATTACTTAGGaaatttgggcaaaaaaaattaaaattttaaatctcgtgaaaagttggtataatacagaaaataaaccGCTGAactcaatggaacaaaccgcattgctctacgacttttagtttttgagttatgaatttttttaatgaataaaatttttcagtgtgacaaatggctaccctaaatttaggcaaaaaattttaattttttaattcttgtgaaaaattgatataatatgtaaaatgagccgtagaattcaatggaacaaaccgcaattctctacgacttttagtttttttttatgaatttttttagtgaaaaactttgatcgcctctgtagccggaaccgttgcccggagcggctccgggtttagtcgaaaaaatagataaaattaagtgcTATCAGacggttttttgttcgttgctctaagtcttacagtttccgagaaaaacgccaaaaaaggtttccattttcactttttttcaattttcaactgCCAATTACgacgaaactattaaagatatcgagaaactgaaaaatggagaacaaccgtaataaaaaactctacaaaatggcataggactcaaggcgatatctcgcaaaaaaattttcaattttcaaacgccgattacggccaaactaaaagagctagaagaaaacggtttgttccatcgtaaagagcacatcaaaatctataagatagaaaaggttttatttgattttgagacactttaaaaattgaccgattttaaggggggggtgttaacttttttttaattttttttattttctcatttacggataaactattctaaaaagtggaactgttttgatccatacctacgcaaaatgatccggggaatcgattggcatcgagaaaattgccaaattcccaatagttttttagttataaattttttaaaattttaccaatttttgcatttagcagcaatttgctcgaaaactattagtcggagaacaataatctttttggaaaaaaatagataatttaaagagctttccaacgataatacacttcatagggttatctctaatagttccggagctattgctcgacaaatattccgggtacccaaaatcgacaaaaactgcgacgaaaattgaaaaaatcaaacatcaaaaaatctaacatttggactttttgtggacttttaacaactttagtgggttgttaagacatgtagaagtccataaaaatttgctgaagttagtttaaaaaaaaaaaaattttttacctttttgaaGGGACTGAATATTACTTAGGaaatttgggcaaaaaaaattaaaattttaaatctcgtaaaaagttggtataatacagaaaataaaccGCTGAactcaatggaacaaaccgcattgctctacgacttttagtttttgagttatgaatttttttaatgaataaaatttttcagtatgacaaatggctacccaaaatttaggcaaaaaatttaaaatttttaattcttgtgaaaaattgatataatatgtaaaatgagccgtagaattcaatggaacaaaccgcaattctctacgacttttagttttttttttatgaatttttttagtgaaaaactttgatcgcctctgtagccggaaccgttgcccggagcggctccgggtttggtcgaaaaaatagataaaattaagcgctatcagacggttttttgttcgttgctctaagtcttacagtttccgagaaaaacgccaaaaaaggtttccattttcactttttttcaattttcaactgCCAATTACgacgaaactattaaagatatcgagaaactgaaaaatggagaataaccggaataaaaaactctacaaaatggcataggactcaaggcgatatctcgcaaaaaatttttcaattttcaaacgccgattacggccaaactaaaagagctagaagaaaacggtttgttctatcgtaaagagcacatcaaaatctataagatagaaaaggttttatttgattttgagacactttaaaaattgaccgattttaaggggggggtgttaacttttttttaattttttttattttctcatttacggataaactattctaaaaagtggaactgttttgatccatgcctatgcaaaatgatccggggaatcgattggcatcgagaaaattgccaaattcccaatagttttttagttataaattttttaaaattttaccaatttttgcatttagcagcaatttgctcgaaaactattagtcggagaacaataatctttttggaaaaaaatagataatttaaagagctttccaacgataatacacttcatagggttatctctaatagttccggagctattgttCGACAaatattccgggtacccaaaatcgacaaaaactgcgacgaaaattgaaaaaatcaaacataaaaaaatctaacatttggactttttgtggacttttaacaactttagtgggttgttaagacatgtagaagtccataaaaatttgctgaagttagtttaaaaaaaaaaatattttt is a genomic window containing:
- the LOC661910 gene encoding UDP-glucosyltransferase 2-like, yielding MWSKVILFVFFVNYGNSANILGLYFHAGKSHHILGEMLLKELARRGHNVTMASPFPLKEPFPNYTDIHLTGILEDQIARESMFMKMNKGHALVGVNDVLELTRAQTELTLNHTEMAKLLKSGTKFDVIIIDWFMNGAILMYGKLFNAPIIPIASHGTTHLANYIVGNPAPPSYIPNAMLPFPPNMTFFQRMVNGLVTIAYNVVGHTNAKYHQALLEKYFENAPSLDELKDTVALVLSNGHYSFESPRPFVPNVIPVGGFHVQKARKLPTDLQKYMDEAKHGVVYFSLGSNMKSVLLPKEKQQQILKAFAKIPHKVLWKWEDDNLENKPDNVLIRKWFPQNDILGHPNLKLFITHGGLLSTIEALHHGVPVLGIPIFGDQKANIPNAVSSGYAVQLELADLDEATLTKALDEILTNPKYQENAKKRSQLLHDQPMSPMDTAVFWVEHVIRHKGAPHLRNLGSYLPWYQYLMLDVALFVVLFLLVVVGIVGFVIRKICGCCCQRKSKEKRE